One Streptomyces hundungensis DNA segment encodes these proteins:
- a CDS encoding response regulator transcription factor, giving the protein MRPPATPEYDSPRVLVVDDDDTIGRHLEIGLRSNGYTSHWSRTGAGALAETARAPYDALLLDLGLPDADGLDIARTLRAERPDLLIIILTARTDDIDIIAGLDAGADDYLVKPFSLTVLLARLRAHLRRHTPTTHAPPLHLGDLVVDTAARRCTLHGIDVPLRPKEFELLAVLGRHTGQAVSRETLMAQVWDENWFGSTKTLDVTMASVRRRLTEAARTASRPADLPRITTLRGHGYRLEC; this is encoded by the coding sequence ATGCGCCCGCCCGCCACGCCGGAGTACGACAGCCCCCGCGTCCTTGTCGTCGATGACGACGACACCATCGGCCGCCATCTGGAAATCGGCCTGCGCAGCAACGGCTACACATCCCATTGGAGCCGCACTGGCGCTGGCGCCCTCGCCGAAACCGCCCGCGCTCCCTACGACGCCCTGCTCCTGGACCTCGGACTGCCCGACGCCGACGGCCTGGACATCGCCCGCACCCTCCGCGCCGAGCGGCCCGACCTGCTGATCATCATCCTCACCGCACGTACTGACGACATCGACATCATCGCGGGCCTGGACGCCGGAGCCGACGACTACCTCGTCAAACCCTTCAGCCTGACCGTCCTGCTCGCCCGGCTCCGCGCCCACCTGCGCCGCCACACCCCCACCACGCACGCGCCGCCGCTCCACCTCGGCGACCTCGTCGTCGATACCGCGGCCCGCCGCTGCACCCTGCACGGCATCGATGTCCCCCTCCGCCCGAAGGAGTTCGAACTGCTAGCCGTTCTCGGGCGCCACACAGGGCAAGCCGTCTCCCGCGAGACCTTGATGGCCCAGGTCTGGGACGAGAACTGGTTCGGCTCCACCAAAACGCTCGACGTCACCATGGCCAGCGTGCGCCGCCGCCTCACCGAAGCCGCCCGGACAGCCTCCCGCCCGGCCGACCTGCCCCGCATCACCACGCTCAGGGGTCATGGCTACCGCCTGGAGTGCTGA
- a CDS encoding ABC transporter permease yields MITAWTRGLARHRAGRLLAALAGIALAVALVAALGSFLTASKATMTQRAVHSVAVDWQVQLQPGADTNTGLSLIRKTPGTHAALPVSFAHTTAFTASMQSSTQTTGPGMALGLPDGYRSQFPGEIRTLSGSSDGVLLAQQTASNLHAAPGDTIGVRLPGTGLRQVKVDGVIDLPQADSLFQTVGAPSQSQPTAPPDNVVLLPATQFASLTRGVTGVTTQIHVARDDSRLPSDPAAAFTTVTGAAHNLEARSSGAALVGNNVGAALDSARQDALYAQILFLFLGAPGAVLAASLTAAVASAGGERRRQEQGLLRLRGLRPGQIAALAGLEAVLIGLFGGLAGLGIAALTGRLAFGAASFGAGASTWAVWYPVAFVLGAAVAAGAVLIPALRDLRTLTVSDTRKEAGARSTRASWWMRYGLDFLLLAGSWLIFRASSGNQYALVLAPEGVPSISVAYWAFLGPALLWIGAALLLWRLTLLALTHGRGVLARLARPLTGPLAGTTAAVLSRRRRPLARSVVLLALAVSFAVSTAVFNSTYHQQAEVDARLTNGADVTVTEPPGAHLPPNAAGALKIAGVRHIEPLQHRFAYVGSDLQDLYGVRPDTITQATSLQDAYFSGGTAGQLMHQLAQRPDNLLVSNETANDFQLSPGDTVNLRIQDSRTKTLHTVPFHYAGIVKEFPTAPKDSFFVANASYIAKSTGSDAVGAFLLDTGGTRQRQIATQLSHQLGAGAGVTDLTQTRGTVGTSLTSVDLAGLTRIELVFAVLLAAGAGGLVLALGLAERRRTFAIATVLGAKKAQLRGMVLTEALLLITGGLTGGALIGWVLSEMLVKVLTGVFDPPPASLAVPASYLVLTAAAALAAVLAAALNGIRRAKRPAVEELRDL; encoded by the coding sequence GTGATCACCGCGTGGACGCGTGGACTGGCCCGTCACCGGGCCGGCCGGCTGCTGGCGGCACTGGCCGGGATCGCCCTCGCGGTCGCGCTCGTCGCCGCCCTCGGATCGTTCCTGACGGCGTCGAAGGCGACCATGACGCAGCGGGCCGTGCACTCGGTCGCCGTCGACTGGCAGGTCCAACTCCAGCCCGGCGCCGATACGAACACGGGGCTGTCACTCATCCGCAAGACGCCCGGGACCCATGCCGCGCTGCCGGTCAGCTTCGCCCACACCACTGCCTTCACCGCGAGCATGCAAAGCAGCACCCAGACCACCGGCCCGGGTATGGCACTTGGCCTGCCCGACGGCTATCGCAGCCAATTCCCTGGCGAGATCCGCACCCTTTCCGGCTCCTCCGACGGCGTCCTGCTGGCCCAGCAGACCGCGTCCAATCTGCACGCCGCCCCCGGCGACACGATCGGCGTCCGCCTCCCCGGCACCGGCCTGCGCCAGGTGAAGGTCGACGGTGTGATCGACCTGCCCCAGGCCGACTCGCTCTTCCAGACGGTCGGCGCACCCAGCCAGTCGCAGCCGACCGCGCCCCCGGACAACGTCGTGCTGCTGCCCGCGACACAGTTCGCCTCCCTCACCCGGGGCGTCACCGGCGTCACCACACAGATCCACGTCGCCCGCGACGACAGCCGGCTGCCGTCCGATCCGGCCGCCGCGTTCACCACGGTCACCGGTGCCGCGCACAACCTGGAAGCCCGTTCATCCGGGGCCGCGCTCGTCGGCAACAACGTGGGCGCGGCGCTCGACTCCGCCCGCCAGGACGCCCTGTACGCCCAGATCCTCTTCCTCTTCCTCGGCGCCCCCGGCGCCGTCCTGGCCGCTTCCCTGACCGCCGCGGTCGCCTCCGCCGGGGGCGAGCGGCGCCGCCAGGAGCAGGGCCTGCTGCGACTGCGTGGCCTGCGGCCCGGCCAGATCGCTGCTCTCGCAGGGCTTGAAGCCGTGCTGATCGGTCTCTTCGGCGGCCTGGCCGGGCTGGGCATCGCCGCACTGACCGGCCGCCTCGCGTTCGGTGCCGCCTCCTTCGGAGCGGGCGCGAGCACCTGGGCCGTCTGGTACCCCGTCGCGTTCGTGCTCGGTGCCGCCGTCGCCGCCGGCGCCGTCCTCATCCCCGCCCTGCGCGACCTGCGCACGCTCACGGTGTCCGACACCCGCAAGGAGGCGGGGGCCCGCAGCACCCGCGCCTCCTGGTGGATGCGGTACGGCCTGGACTTCCTGCTGCTGGCGGGCTCCTGGCTGATCTTCCGTGCCTCGTCCGGGAATCAGTACGCCCTTGTCCTGGCCCCCGAGGGTGTCCCCAGCATCTCGGTGGCGTACTGGGCCTTCCTCGGCCCGGCCCTCCTGTGGATCGGCGCCGCCCTGCTGCTGTGGCGCCTGACCCTCCTCGCCCTCACCCACGGACGCGGCGTGCTGGCCCGGCTGGCCCGTCCTCTGACCGGGCCCCTCGCGGGGACCACCGCCGCAGTCCTCTCCAGGCGCCGACGACCTCTCGCGCGCTCGGTGGTCCTCCTCGCGCTCGCCGTGTCCTTCGCCGTGTCGACGGCCGTCTTCAACTCCACCTACCACCAGCAGGCCGAGGTCGATGCCCGGCTGACCAACGGCGCCGACGTCACCGTCACCGAACCACCGGGCGCACATCTCCCGCCGAACGCCGCCGGCGCCCTGAAAATCGCGGGCGTGCGGCACATCGAGCCGCTTCAGCACCGTTTCGCCTACGTCGGCTCCGACCTCCAAGACCTCTACGGCGTCCGCCCGGACACCATCACGCAGGCCACCTCATTGCAGGACGCCTATTTCTCGGGCGGCACCGCAGGCCAGCTCATGCACCAGCTAGCCCAACGCCCCGACAACCTGCTGGTCAGCAATGAGACCGCCAACGACTTCCAGCTCTCGCCCGGGGACACGGTCAACCTGCGGATCCAGGACTCCCGGACCAAGACGCTGCACACCGTCCCCTTCCACTACGCCGGCATCGTCAAGGAGTTCCCCACCGCGCCCAAGGACAGCTTCTTCGTCGCCAACGCGTCCTACATCGCCAAATCCACCGGCAGCGACGCCGTCGGTGCGTTCCTCCTCGACACCGGCGGCACCCGCCAAAGGCAGATCGCCACACAGCTCAGCCACCAGCTCGGTGCCGGCGCCGGCGTCACCGACCTCACCCAGACCCGCGGCACCGTGGGCACCAGCCTCACCTCGGTGGACCTGGCCGGCCTGACCCGTATCGAGCTCGTCTTCGCCGTGCTGCTGGCCGCCGGAGCGGGAGGACTCGTCCTTGCCCTCGGCCTCGCCGAACGCCGCCGCACCTTCGCCATCGCCACCGTGCTCGGCGCGAAGAAGGCCCAACTGCGCGGCATGGTCCTCACCGAAGCCCTGCTCCTGATCACCGGCGGCCTGACGGGAGGCGCACTGATCGGCTGGGTCCTGTCCGAAATGCTGGTCAAGGTACTCACCGGCGTCTTCGACCCACCGCCCGCGAGCCTCGCCGTCCCCGCCTCCTACCTGGTGCTCACCGCGGCAGCCGCGCTGGCAGCCGTCCTCGCCGCAGCGTTGAACGGCATCCGGCGGGCCAAACGCCCCGCCGTAGAGGAACTCCGAGACCTGTGA
- a CDS encoding ABC transporter ATP-binding protein codes for MSADETLATCSETLVTCRDAALAFGRGAQAVVAVHGANLKIRAGDRLAVVGPSGSGKSSLLYLLAGLERPISGDVTWTGSLGAYDIGLVFQGDSLIPALSVLENACLPLVLAGRTETEAQEAARAALDRVGVVDLAERLPEEISGGQAQRAAAARVLAQAPRLILADEPTGRLDHATGARVLDALLTAADHTGAALVVTTHDPAVAARLTVRRSMRAGRLLTPEETP; via the coding sequence ATGTCCGCGGATGAGACGCTCGCGACCTGTTCGGAGACGCTCGTGACGTGCCGGGACGCTGCCCTTGCCTTCGGCCGGGGTGCCCAGGCCGTGGTGGCCGTGCACGGGGCGAACCTGAAGATCCGGGCCGGTGACCGGCTCGCGGTCGTCGGCCCGTCCGGGTCGGGCAAGAGTTCGCTCCTGTATCTGCTGGCCGGGCTCGAACGGCCCATCAGCGGGGACGTGACCTGGACTGGGTCGCTGGGCGCGTACGACATCGGCCTGGTCTTCCAGGGCGACAGCCTCATTCCCGCCCTGAGCGTGCTGGAGAACGCCTGCCTGCCGCTCGTCCTCGCCGGCCGGACCGAGACCGAAGCGCAGGAGGCTGCCCGCGCGGCACTGGACCGGGTGGGCGTCGTCGACCTCGCAGAGCGGCTGCCCGAGGAGATCTCCGGCGGACAGGCCCAGCGTGCGGCAGCTGCCCGGGTCCTGGCCCAGGCCCCCCGGCTGATTCTCGCCGACGAGCCCACCGGGCGACTCGACCACGCCACCGGCGCCCGTGTCCTGGACGCGCTGCTGACGGCCGCCGACCACACGGGCGCGGCCCTCGTGGTCACCACCCATGACCCGGCCGTCGCCGCCCGGCTCACCGTCCGGCGCAGCATGCGCGCCGGACGCCTGCTCACACCCGAGGAGACACCGTGA